One window of Methanothermobacter thermautotrophicus genomic DNA carries:
- a CDS encoding bifunctional fructose-bisphosphatase/inositol-phosphate phosphatase, which produces MEESDIYYWKSVAIKMADQVERAVSPLVGTEDAGEIIKMGADGTPTKLIDLVAEDEAVGVLQSTGRPVTIISEEIGVLHINMDGDEPGIIFVVDPLDGTSNAIRNIPFYGISVAVAERHPGGAAPTLNNVMMGFVKNFATGDLYWAIRGQGAFLNEKPINSSPQSSLDRTSLGAFIYGTRFRRVDSICRVIRRMRILGSVALELAYVASGSYDAFMDLRENLRIVDIAASKLIVEEAGGVVTNERGGEIEGPLNVKARTSLVAAGNLELHKKIMQTLEVI; this is translated from the coding sequence ATGGAGGAATCAGATATCTACTACTGGAAGAGTGTTGCTATAAAAATGGCTGACCAGGTCGAGAGGGCCGTATCCCCCCTTGTGGGGACAGAGGATGCTGGGGAGATAATCAAGATGGGTGCCGACGGTACACCCACCAAGCTCATAGACCTTGTTGCAGAGGATGAGGCGGTGGGTGTCCTTCAGAGCACAGGTAGGCCGGTTACAATAATAAGCGAGGAGATAGGCGTCCTCCACATAAACATGGATGGGGATGAACCAGGGATAATCTTCGTTGTTGACCCCCTTGACGGTACAAGCAACGCCATAAGGAACATACCCTTCTACGGGATATCTGTGGCCGTGGCAGAACGCCACCCGGGCGGTGCAGCCCCAACACTTAACAACGTCATGATGGGATTTGTCAAGAACTTCGCCACAGGTGACCTCTACTGGGCAATAAGAGGCCAGGGGGCATTCCTCAATGAGAAACCGATAAATTCGTCCCCACAGAGCTCCCTGGACAGGACATCACTGGGGGCCTTCATATATGGCACGCGTTTCAGGAGGGTGGACAGCATCTGCAGGGTGATCAGGAGGATGCGTATCCTGGGATCCGTGGCACTGGAACTTGCCTACGTTGCAAGCGGTTCCTACGACGCCTTCATGGACCTCAGGGAGAATCTGCGGATAGTGGATATAGCCGCATCCAAGCTCATCGTGGAGGAGGCTGGTGGTGTGGTGACAAATGAGAGGGGCGGCGAAATAGAAGGCCCCCTGAACGTTAAGGCAAGAACATCCCTCGTTGCAGCTGGAAACCTGGAGCTCCACAAGAAGATAATGCAGACCCTGGAGGTCATATGA
- a CDS encoding pyruvoyl-dependent arginine decarboxylase, whose product MKVAITSGTAEGPTKLNAFDNALLEAGIGDVNLIKVSSILPRNTKIVELPELEPGSMVNCVLSHRVSERRGDIISAAVAVATSSDFGCVVENSGVNMDPEDVRSEAISMVRYMMSVRGLEIKELIVEETNHVVKKCGAAVSAVVYLD is encoded by the coding sequence ATGAAGGTTGCTATAACATCAGGTACCGCAGAAGGACCCACGAAGCTCAACGCCTTTGACAACGCACTGCTTGAGGCTGGAATTGGAGACGTGAACCTGATAAAGGTTTCAAGTATACTTCCAAGGAACACGAAGATAGTGGAGCTCCCGGAGCTTGAGCCGGGATCAATGGTGAACTGTGTCCTCTCACACAGGGTTTCAGAGAGAAGGGGGGACATTATATCTGCCGCTGTTGCTGTGGCCACCTCCAGCGACTTTGGATGTGTCGTTGAGAACTCCGGCGTCAACATGGACCCCGAGGATGTGAGGAGCGAGGCCATCTCAATGGTAAGATACATGATGTCGGTGCGGGGCCTTGAAATAAAGGAATTAATAGTAGAAGAGACAAATCATGTTGTCAAGAAATGTGGTGCTGCTGTATCAGCCGTCGTATATCTTGATTAA
- the eif5A gene encoding translation initiation factor IF-5A, translating to MSKKVVEVKTLKVGKYVIIDGEASKITNISTSSPGKHGSAKARVEAVGIFDNQKRSFVKPVDSKVDIPIIDKRTAQVIAIMGGDVQLMDLETYETFETPIPDELSEQLVEGVEVEYIEALGQRKLMRTKG from the coding sequence ATGTCAAAGAAAGTGGTTGAAGTTAAAACACTTAAGGTTGGAAAGTACGTGATCATTGATGGAGAGGCATCAAAGATCACAAACATCTCAACATCATCCCCCGGGAAGCACGGATCAGCAAAGGCCCGTGTGGAGGCCGTTGGGATCTTCGACAACCAGAAGAGGAGCTTCGTAAAGCCTGTTGATTCAAAGGTGGACATACCCATAATAGACAAGAGGACAGCCCAGGTCATTGCCATAATGGGTGGAGACGTCCAGTTAATGGACCTTGAGACCTATGAGACCTTCGAGACACCTATACCTGACGAACTGAGCGAACAGCTGGTTGAGGGTGTTGAGGTTGAGTACATCGAGGCCCTCGGCCAGAGGAAACTCATGAGGACCAAGGGGTAA
- the speB gene encoding agmatinase: MLLHTHEPLKFAFSTTDHERIPELSFGIMGAPFDSTTTYVPGARFGPMAVREASYSFEAYNLRFSEKVNVKSFDFGDVEVSPGNFMKTAGFIGDSVAGVLDMDLKPIIIGGEHTVTLPVIENLPDHDSLTVVHLDAHMDMADTYAGERYSHATVMRRVHELGAEIIQIGVRSASEEEAEFAVEEGVRCCMAHEVMGDPAGAIELIDGIRGPVYISVDMDVLDPAYAPSVGNPAPSGLTPHIMEELVLALSGKDVVGLDVVEVASAGVADPTSVNAAKIIYDLLTLL, from the coding sequence ATGCTTCTTCACACCCATGAGCCCCTCAAATTTGCTTTTTCCACCACAGACCATGAAAGGATCCCTGAACTTTCCTTTGGAATAATGGGAGCCCCCTTTGATTCCACAACAACCTATGTGCCGGGGGCACGCTTCGGACCCATGGCTGTCAGGGAGGCATCCTACAGCTTTGAGGCATACAATCTGCGTTTCTCAGAGAAGGTAAATGTTAAAAGTTTTGATTTTGGAGACGTTGAGGTTTCTCCAGGTAATTTCATGAAAACCGCGGGTTTCATAGGGGATTCTGTAGCCGGAGTCCTGGACATGGATCTGAAGCCCATAATAATCGGCGGGGAGCACACGGTGACCCTCCCTGTGATCGAGAATCTGCCTGACCATGACTCCCTCACCGTGGTCCACCTGGACGCCCACATGGACATGGCAGATACCTACGCCGGGGAAAGGTACTCCCACGCCACCGTCATGAGGAGGGTCCATGAGCTTGGAGCTGAGATAATACAGATAGGGGTTAGATCAGCCTCAGAGGAGGAGGCTGAATTTGCAGTGGAGGAGGGTGTCCGGTGCTGCATGGCCCATGAGGTCATGGGGGATCCAGCCGGCGCCATTGAACTCATTGATGGCATCAGGGGGCCCGTCTACATTTCAGTTGACATGGATGTCCTTGATCCTGCCTATGCTCCATCAGTGGGTAACCCGGCACCATCAGGCCTCACACCCCACATCATGGAGGAACTTGTCCTTGCACTCTCAGGTAAGGATGTGGTGGGCCTTGACGTGGTTGAGGTGGCATCGGCTGGTGTGGCTGACCCGACATCTGTAAACGCAGCCAAGATAATCTACGACCTTCTAACGCTCCTCTGA
- a CDS encoding TIGR00300 family protein — MNTREVELRGHIIDSLILPRALDIIMDMGGDFQILEIDIGKRKSDPSHARILVEAETPSLLNQILDELGEIGASIAEIKEVELKRAPMDRVLPDDFYSTTNHQTFIYHGGEWLEVEGIEMDCMIVVDPEGRTARCKPIREIKKGDPVVVGREGIKVVPPERPRGKQGVFEFMGSDVSSEKPLVTTIKKIASEITEIKGRGGKIGLVGGPAIVHTGSAPVIAEMIRLGFIDVLFAGNALATHDIECALYGTSLGVDIERGEAVSRGHRHHINAINEINRAGSIRDAVEKGVLTSGIMYECIKNDVPFVLAGSIRDDGPLPDVITDVMEAQNEMRRYVQDLDMVIMIATMLHSIATGNILPSRVKTICVDINPATVTKLSDRGSSQAVSVVTDVGAFIPILLHEIKKMNGLGD, encoded by the coding sequence ATGAATACAAGAGAGGTGGAACTAAGGGGTCATATAATTGACAGTCTGATACTCCCCCGGGCCCTTGATATAATAATGGATATGGGCGGGGACTTCCAGATACTCGAAATCGATATAGGTAAGAGAAAATCTGATCCAAGCCATGCAAGGATACTGGTGGAGGCAGAGACACCCTCACTCCTTAACCAGATACTGGATGAGCTGGGTGAGATAGGGGCATCCATAGCAGAGATAAAGGAGGTTGAACTGAAGAGGGCCCCCATGGACAGGGTTCTGCCGGATGACTTCTACTCCACCACCAACCACCAGACCTTCATCTACCATGGCGGTGAATGGCTGGAGGTTGAGGGAATAGAGATGGACTGCATGATAGTGGTTGACCCTGAGGGCAGGACAGCCCGCTGCAAACCAATCAGGGAGATAAAGAAGGGTGACCCTGTGGTTGTTGGGAGGGAGGGCATAAAGGTTGTACCTCCCGAGAGGCCCAGGGGAAAGCAGGGCGTCTTTGAATTCATGGGCAGTGATGTATCAAGTGAGAAGCCCCTCGTGACCACAATAAAGAAGATCGCATCTGAAATAACAGAGATCAAAGGTAGGGGTGGAAAGATAGGCCTCGTCGGCGGACCAGCCATCGTACACACGGGCTCAGCCCCGGTCATTGCAGAGATGATACGCCTGGGATTCATAGACGTCCTCTTCGCAGGGAATGCCCTGGCAACCCATGACATTGAATGCGCACTCTACGGGACCTCCCTTGGAGTTGATATAGAGAGGGGTGAGGCTGTAAGCAGGGGCCACAGGCACCACATAAACGCCATAAATGAGATAAACCGCGCCGGTTCAATAAGGGATGCTGTTGAGAAGGGTGTTCTCACCTCAGGGATAATGTATGAGTGCATAAAGAATGATGTGCCCTTTGTACTTGCAGGTTCAATAAGGGATGACGGACCACTCCCTGATGTCATAACCGATGTGATGGAGGCCCAGAATGAGATGAGGAGATACGTCCAGGACCTGGACATGGTCATAATGATAGCCACCATGCTCCACTCCATCGCAACCGGCAACATACTCCCATCACGGGTTAAAACCATATGCGTGGATATAAACCCTGCGACCGTCACAAAGCTCTCTGACAGGGGCAGCTCCCAGGCTGTGAGCGTTGTCACAGATGTGGGTGCATTCATCCCCATACTCCTCCACGAAATCAAGAAGATGAACGGTCTGGGGGATTGA
- the ade gene encoding adenine deaminase, with protein MIRGNLLNVFTGDIYPAEIEVSGGKVAGVRSISGNFPDIILPGFIDAHLHIESSMLTPSSFAAAAIPHGTVAVISDPHEIANVMGVDGVRFMMDDAAATPMKFYFTAPSCVPATPFETAGAEITAREIEELLRMDSAVALGELMNFPGVIAGDDEVMDKIEAARALNMPVDGHAPLLSGDELCAYIGAGISTDHECVSPEEVLEKRRLGMKIMAREGSSARNLRDLAAAGCDFLVSDDIHPADLLEGHMDRILRKAVDYGIDPVSAVQMITINPAEHYGLTTGAIAPGWSADFVVVDSLRDFNVKRVYIDGRPVAENGRYLPGSPSGTSTPPRRLEVPEFTAERLGVRAEGDEATVRVIDVLDGQLITEESIATLEVEEGTVQADTSSDILRVSVLDRYGRGNISSGFVHGFGLQEGAIASTVAHDSHNLIVVGVDPELMKRAVDILKETGGGLVAVSEDDHRVLKLPVAGLMSDGDVFEVADGFENLNTFTEQLGSRLSAPFMTMSFLSLLVIPRLKIGDRGLFDVEKFEFVDVLVS; from the coding sequence ATGATAAGGGGGAACCTCCTCAACGTCTTCACCGGCGACATCTACCCGGCCGAGATAGAGGTTTCCGGAGGGAAGGTGGCCGGTGTCCGGAGCATCAGCGGAAACTTCCCTGACATAATCCTCCCTGGCTTCATAGACGCCCACCTCCACATTGAAAGTTCAATGCTCACACCATCATCATTTGCAGCTGCAGCCATACCCCATGGCACGGTTGCAGTCATATCGGACCCCCATGAGATAGCAAACGTCATGGGCGTGGATGGCGTGAGGTTCATGATGGATGATGCTGCAGCGACACCAATGAAATTCTATTTCACAGCACCATCATGTGTACCTGCAACACCCTTTGAAACTGCCGGGGCAGAGATCACAGCGAGGGAAATAGAGGAACTCCTAAGAATGGATTCAGCGGTGGCCCTCGGCGAGTTGATGAACTTCCCTGGAGTTATAGCCGGTGATGATGAGGTCATGGATAAGATAGAGGCGGCAAGGGCCCTTAACATGCCGGTTGATGGACATGCCCCCCTCCTCTCAGGGGATGAACTATGCGCCTACATAGGGGCAGGGATATCCACTGACCACGAATGTGTGAGCCCCGAGGAGGTCCTTGAGAAGAGGAGACTTGGAATGAAGATAATGGCACGTGAAGGTTCAAGTGCAAGAAACTTGCGGGACCTTGCCGCTGCCGGGTGTGACTTCCTGGTCTCCGATGACATCCACCCCGCCGACCTCCTGGAGGGGCACATGGACAGGATACTCAGAAAGGCAGTTGATTACGGTATCGACCCTGTAAGTGCAGTGCAGATGATCACCATAAACCCTGCAGAGCACTACGGCCTCACCACGGGCGCCATAGCACCCGGGTGGTCCGCTGACTTTGTCGTGGTTGACAGCCTCAGGGACTTCAATGTTAAGAGGGTCTACATAGATGGCAGACCAGTTGCAGAAAATGGAAGATACCTCCCGGGGAGCCCATCGGGAACCAGCACACCCCCCAGGAGACTTGAGGTACCGGAATTCACGGCTGAGAGGCTGGGTGTCAGGGCTGAGGGTGATGAGGCCACTGTGAGGGTCATAGACGTGCTGGACGGACAGCTCATAACTGAGGAGTCAATTGCAACCCTGGAAGTTGAGGAAGGAACCGTGCAGGCCGACACATCCTCGGACATCCTCAGGGTATCTGTCCTTGACAGGTACGGGAGGGGTAATATCTCCAGCGGGTTCGTCCATGGATTCGGCCTCCAGGAGGGGGCAATAGCATCAACGGTTGCCCATGACTCACACAACCTCATCGTGGTGGGAGTGGATCCTGAGCTGATGAAGAGGGCGGTCGATATACTTAAAGAAACAGGAGGAGGCCTCGTGGCAGTCTCAGAGGATGATCACAGGGTCCTTAAGCTTCCTGTGGCAGGTCTGATGTCAGATGGTGACGTATTTGAGGTTGCAGATGGATTTGAGAACCTCAACACCTTCACTGAACAGCTCGGGTCACGCCTCAGCGCACCCTTCATGACAATGTCCTTCCTCTCACTCCTCGTCATCCCCAGACTGAAGATAGGGGATAGGGGCCTCTTCGATGTTGAGAAATTTGAATTTGTGGATGTTCTCGTGTCCTGA
- a CDS encoding DUF447 domain-containing protein encodes MSADMKVSHGKIPELEYTSFSDLRALDMERGRLYETIVVTWDGSMVGNAAPIGVLCTGADTVTLYLYQGSRTVENVLENGRFTVNVTLDPLIFTDSTLGDLDEDMFSHHRGFLHLRGADAFFTAEVVSVKEVVKRDRFGESELYVVKARAGDVMRAETFRLVLNRGIYAVIESLIAYTRAEFSDPVVLRERISEMNRVARKVGGPREREAMRRIIEALESKI; translated from the coding sequence TTGTCCGCTGATATGAAGGTGAGTCATGGTAAAATCCCTGAACTGGAGTACACCTCCTTCAGTGACCTGAGGGCCCTTGATATGGAGAGGGGCAGGCTCTATGAGACCATCGTCGTGACCTGGGACGGGTCGATGGTGGGGAATGCTGCCCCCATAGGTGTGCTGTGCACAGGTGCTGATACAGTGACACTCTACCTGTACCAGGGGAGCCGTACCGTGGAGAATGTGCTGGAGAATGGGCGTTTCACAGTTAACGTGACCCTTGACCCCCTCATATTCACCGATTCAACCCTGGGTGACCTTGATGAGGATATGTTCAGCCATCACAGGGGATTCCTCCACCTGAGGGGTGCCGATGCATTCTTCACTGCAGAGGTTGTCTCTGTGAAGGAGGTGGTGAAAAGGGACCGGTTCGGTGAATCGGAGCTGTATGTTGTGAAGGCCCGTGCAGGTGATGTTATGAGGGCTGAAACCTTCAGGCTGGTCCTCAACCGCGGCATATACGCTGTTATTGAGTCATTGATAGCCTATACAAGGGCTGAATTTTCAGACCCTGTGGTCCTCAGGGAGAGGATCTCTGAGATGAACAGGGTTGCAAGGAAGGTGGGGGGCCCCAGGGAGAGGGAGGCCATGAGGAGGATAATAGAGGCCCTTGAATCAAAGATATAG
- a CDS encoding DUF2124 family protein: MEKVKEFRGIKEHLGVFREAVKDAERIGFAGVPGVCTPFAQLFAYAVRDKENIFIPNTDFRKARKLELTEYGVELGEISPGKVDVLVLLGGLSMPGIGSDMEDVKKLIEDALEEGGELMGLCYMDMFARAGWYELLDFDCVINADIEGYVLRG, from the coding sequence ATGGAGAAGGTAAAGGAATTCAGGGGTATAAAGGAGCATCTCGGTGTATTCCGGGAGGCGGTTAAGGATGCTGAGAGAATCGGCTTTGCAGGTGTTCCGGGTGTATGCACACCCTTCGCCCAGCTATTTGCATACGCTGTCCGGGACAAGGAAAACATATTCATACCCAACACAGATTTCAGGAAGGCCAGAAAGCTTGAATTAACCGAATATGGGGTTGAACTCGGCGAAATAAGCCCGGGAAAGGTGGATGTTCTTGTACTGCTGGGTGGGCTCTCAATGCCGGGTATTGGCTCAGACATGGAGGATGTTAAAAAACTCATAGAGGATGCCCTTGAAGAAGGAGGGGAGCTCATGGGGCTCTGCTACATGGACATGTTCGCCAGGGCCGGGTGGTACGAGCTCCTTGACTTTGACTGTGTCATCAACGCCGACATAGAGGGTTATGTCCTCAGGGGCTGA
- a CDS encoding thiamine-phosphate synthase family protein, protein MEIENVRRALEMISSEDDFGILIPEVRSNIAMARKNPCGPEDVAAVPGRITEFQGRAFACRDPEYGASSHMARFIIALNEHLPARRSALNIKFDESIIGICEDMGLVVSSYDRSREPDSVRDTEGGSIPWGVEEAIRNSESPPDVIYHRGAWGKEPMIVLTGRDAVEVAELAIRILRKYRSLKV, encoded by the coding sequence ATGGAGATAGAAAATGTTAGAAGGGCCCTTGAGATGATCTCATCTGAAGATGACTTCGGGATCCTCATACCAGAGGTGAGGTCCAATATTGCAATGGCGCGGAAAAATCCATGCGGCCCTGAGGATGTTGCAGCGGTTCCTGGGAGGATCACTGAGTTTCAGGGAAGGGCCTTCGCTTGCCGGGACCCTGAATACGGGGCTTCATCCCACATGGCCCGCTTCATAATAGCCCTTAATGAACACCTCCCGGCGAGGAGAAGTGCACTTAATATTAAATTTGATGAGAGTATAATCGGTATATGTGAGGATATGGGTCTTGTGGTCTCATCCTATGACCGTAGCAGGGAACCCGATAGTGTGAGGGATACTGAGGGGGGCAGCATACCATGGGGTGTTGAGGAGGCCATCAGGAACTCGGAGTCCCCTCCAGACGTCATATATCACAGGGGGGCATGGGGTAAGGAGCCAATGATAGTACTCACAGGGCGGGATGCCGTTGAGGTTGCAGAGCTTGCCATACGGATACTCAGGAAGTATAGGAGTTTAAAGGTGTAG
- a CDS encoding SIS domain-containing protein has product MKYRMFDELMEQPDSLRRTLESEGERMERISNEILECGRIYLVGCGSSLSTCYSARDAIAMNYEVSMDVMTGYEFYYHRKIDYSDSAVIFTSQSGETADTLAALRRANELGLRTVTITNEPGSTMASESMETIVTRCGREEAILGTKTYMTQLLALYRILFGMYSDERSDEIMGELERLPGEVEHLLRRTEGDCRDLAEEYAAEDIFYCMGSGPNYGLAYKLAMTMLMEGALKHACPLYSGEFRHGLIERIEEGVPVIFLESGLPGDELTERALRFCEKLGAENLVFRMSDYSDLNGLLAPFVLAVPLEWFVYYLAHFNGEDPGSTRHIGKVRY; this is encoded by the coding sequence ATGAAGTATAGGATGTTCGATGAACTCATGGAGCAGCCGGATTCGCTTAGAAGAACCCTGGAGTCTGAAGGGGAGAGGATGGAACGCATATCCAATGAAATCCTTGAATGCGGACGCATATACCTCGTTGGATGCGGCAGTTCACTTTCAACCTGTTACAGTGCAAGGGATGCAATCGCCATGAACTATGAGGTGAGTATGGATGTTATGACCGGCTACGAGTTCTATTATCACAGGAAGATTGATTACAGTGACTCCGCGGTCATATTCACCTCACAGTCGGGTGAGACCGCGGATACCCTCGCAGCCCTGAGGAGGGCGAATGAACTGGGACTTAGAACCGTTACCATAACCAATGAGCCCGGCAGCACCATGGCATCTGAGTCCATGGAGACCATAGTGACACGATGTGGACGTGAGGAGGCAATACTCGGCACCAAGACCTACATGACACAGCTCCTGGCCCTCTACAGGATACTCTTCGGGATGTACAGTGATGAAAGATCAGATGAGATAATGGGGGAACTTGAGAGGCTACCCGGTGAGGTGGAGCATCTGCTGAGGAGAACAGAGGGTGACTGCAGGGATCTTGCAGAGGAATATGCTGCTGAGGATATATTCTACTGTATGGGGAGCGGCCCTAACTATGGGCTGGCCTACAAACTCGCCATGACGATGCTCATGGAGGGGGCCCTGAAGCATGCATGTCCACTCTATTCTGGAGAATTCAGACACGGACTCATTGAAAGGATTGAGGAGGGGGTCCCTGTTATATTCCTTGAATCGGGACTCCCGGGTGATGAGCTGACAGAAAGGGCCCTGCGTTTCTGTGAGAAACTGGGTGCTGAGAACCTTGTATTCCGGATGTCAGATTACTCTGACCTTAACGGGCTCCTGGCCCCCTTTGTACTTGCAGTCCCCCTTGAATGGTTTGTGTACTATCTGGCCCATTTCAACGGTGAGGACCCCGGCAGCACGAGGCATATAGGTAAGGTGAGATACTAG
- a CDS encoding HEAT repeat domain-containing protein: MAIPRHEVSGSNLQVMFGGDEAWNEWLKKRAIVEALGRARAKSAVPQLVPLVSAQCRVPQFSEILRPAVVRALGEIGDKRALEPLHNALHSDQVNQATKKAIGEALEKIEGHAPRDPALIIAQADSLYKSGKSKEVLQTLEQINSRMFDTLSNQDKYYLWFMRGEAYRTTGDTKKAAECYRASLKYFSDPSAIAYDRLRELGQYTKEI, encoded by the coding sequence ATGGCTATACCGCGACATGAGGTTAGTGGGTCTAACCTACAAGTCATGTTCGGCGGCGATGAAGCCTGGAATGAGTGGTTAAAGAAACGGGCAATTGTGGAGGCACTTGGTCGCGCACGTGCAAAGAGTGCAGTGCCGCAATTAGTTCCACTCGTGAGCGCCCAATGCAGGGTCCCACAGTTCTCTGAAATTCTTAGGCCCGCGGTGGTCCGAGCGTTAGGGGAAATAGGTGACAAGCGCGCTCTCGAGCCTTTGCACAACGCTCTGCACAGCGATCAAGTCAATCAAGCGACAAAAAAGGCCATTGGTGAAGCGCTTGAGAAAATAGAGGGTCACGCTCCCCGCGATCCTGCGCTCATCATAGCTCAGGCAGACTCTCTTTACAAGTCGGGTAAGAGCAAAGAAGTATTGCAAACGCTTGAGCAAATCAACTCTCGGATGTTTGACACGCTATCAAATCAGGACAAGTACTACCTCTGGTTTATGCGGGGAGAGGCCTACCGAACAACAGGAGACACAAAAAAGGCGGCCGAGTGCTATCGAGCAAGTCTAAAGTACTTCAGTGACCCATCTGCTATTGCCTACGACCGATTGCGGGAACTAGGTCAATATACAAAAGAAATTTAG
- a CDS encoding MBL fold metallo-hydrolase RNA specificity domain-containing protein has protein sequence MHASGHASGPEILEAIREIEPEKVYPIHTENKRKIQSTRKRQNKNHKPQWRVKLHRNHPYSQTHS, from the coding sequence ATGCATGCATCAGGTCACGCATCAGGTCCAGAGATACTAGAAGCAATAAGAGAAATAGAACCAGAAAAAGTTTACCCTATACACACAGAAAACAAAAGAAAAATTCAAAGCACTAGAAAAAGACAAAATAAAAATCATAAACCCCAATGGAGGGTGAAATTACATAGAAACCATCCCTATTCCCAAACTCATTCCTGA
- a CDS encoding PAS domain S-box protein, translating into MYREFEKLTGYSREEIEGKRSWTEFVVGKIWKKMKRYHKLRRKDLGLAPRRYTFKLRDKQGKIRHTNEHRHDPWDREECGFTY; encoded by the coding sequence TTGTACAGAGAATTTGAGAAGCTAACAGGCTATTCCAGGGAAGAGATAGAAGGTAAAAGGAGTTGGACAGAATTTGTAGTAGGGAAGATTTGGAAAAAAATGAAAAGGTATCATAAGTTGCGCAGAAAAGACCTTGGATTAGCGCCCAGAAGATACACCTTCAAGTTGCGTGACAAGCAAGGGAAAATCAGACATACAAATGAACATAGGCATGATCCCTGGGACCGGGAAGAGTGTGGCTTCACTTATTGA
- a CDS encoding PAS domain-containing protein translates to MTSKGKSDIQMNIGMIPGTGKSVASLIDITELKEAERKVRESVEKYRAVVGTAPFGIIILDRTGKIIEVNEKILELSGLKRKDLVGKSL, encoded by the coding sequence GTGACAAGCAAGGGAAAATCAGACATACAAATGAACATAGGCATGATCCCTGGGACCGGGAAGAGTGTGGCTTCACTTATTGATATTACTGAGCTTAAAGAGGCTGAAAGGAAGGTTAGAGAAAGTGTGGAGAAGTATAGGGCTGTTGTTGGAACTGCACCTTTTGGTATAATAATATTAGACAGAACAGGGAAGATAATCGAAGTCAATGAGAAAATATTGGAACTTTCCGGGCTCAAAAGGAAAGATTTGGTAGGTAAAAGTTTATAA
- a CDS encoding ATP-binding protein, whose translation MQLDIDTAVPLGLIINELATNSIKHAFPTGKGTITIKLTTKNNKIELTVADNGIGMPENIKPEKNRNTRPKTSKPPKTT comes from the coding sequence ATACAACTAGACATAGACACTGCCGTGCCATTAGGCCTGATAATCAACGAACTCGCCACCAACAGCATCAAACACGCATTCCCAACCGGCAAAGGAACAATAACAATAAAACTCACAACCAAAAACAATAAAATAGAACTAACCGTGGCCGATAACGGAATAGGCATGCCAGAAAACATCAAACCAGAAAAAAACAGAAACACTAGGCCTAAAACTAGTAAACCTCCTAAAACAACTTAA
- a CDS encoding DedA family protein, whose translation MFGIVEYLSNIVIGFIQETGYFGVFICMVLESACIPLPSEVIMPFSGYVAWKGTMSILGVTFVGALGNLVGSWIAYLVGLYGGRPFLEKYGRYILITKKKLEMAEEWFARYGHEAVLISRMLPIVRTFISLPAGIAEMDLKRFTIYTFIGSVPWCFALTYVGYNLGPSWSTIESIFHLLDYAIIIGLALLLIYLWRR comes from the coding sequence ATGTTTGGTATCGTAGAGTATTTAAGTAATATTGTTATTGGGTTCATCCAAGAAACAGGATATTTTGGAGTTTTTATATGCATGGTACTTGAAAGTGCATGCATCCCACTACCTAGTGAGGTTATAATGCCATTCAGTGGATACGTAGCATGGAAGGGTACTATGAGCATCCTTGGGGTTACATTTGTAGGGGCTCTAGGAAACCTTGTAGGTTCATGGATAGCATATCTTGTGGGACTTTATGGTGGCAGACCATTCCTTGAAAAATATGGTAGGTATATTCTCATCACAAAGAAAAAGCTTGAAATGGCCGAGGAGTGGTTTGCGAGGTATGGTCATGAGGCGGTTCTAATCTCAAGGATGCTTCCTATTGTACGTACATTCATCTCATTACCAGCTGGGATAGCGGAGATGGACTTGAAAAGGTTCACAATCTACACTTTCATAGGATCGGTGCCATGGTGTTTCGCCTTGACATATGTTGGATACAATCTGGGTCCCAGCTGGTCGACCATAGAATCCATATTTCATCTTCTTGATTATGCTATTATCATAGGATTGGCCTTGCTCCTAATCTATTTATGGAGAAGGTGA